A single region of the Psychrobacter alimentarius genome encodes:
- the cobT gene encoding nicotinate-nucleotide--dimethylbenzimidazole phosphoribosyltransferase: MLALTTFTAPTIASIENKVLRQQLQQIIDLKTKPLGALGRLETLALQLGMIQGTTKPQIEQPQIRVFAADHGLTKHGTSAYPSAVTAQMVYNFLQGGAAINVLARQHNIELKVVDAGVDTDFEPHPQLLNHKIRHGSRDALVEPAMTEEECLAALERGMTVVKELPGNLLIVGEMGIGNTSAASLLLARLGNVPIADCIGRGTGLNDKGLQHKTEILKQVLTQHKDVKEPLSALAALGGLEVAMMAGALIKAASERRILLIDGFIASSALLVAERLAPGVIQYAIFAHHSVEPGHIHLLKLLNAQPLLDMGMRLGEGSGAALAYPLLQSACAIINEMASFSEAGISEQNS; the protein is encoded by the coding sequence ATGCTTGCTTTGACCACATTCACCGCGCCTACGATAGCCAGTATAGAAAACAAGGTACTTCGACAGCAACTCCAGCAGATTATAGATCTGAAAACTAAGCCACTTGGTGCACTAGGACGATTAGAGACATTGGCATTGCAATTGGGTATGATTCAAGGCACCACCAAGCCGCAGATTGAGCAACCACAAATTCGAGTATTTGCAGCCGACCATGGTTTAACCAAGCACGGTACATCCGCTTATCCGAGTGCTGTGACTGCACAAATGGTATATAACTTTTTGCAAGGTGGGGCCGCGATTAATGTATTGGCACGTCAACATAATATCGAGTTAAAGGTAGTTGATGCGGGCGTGGATACAGATTTTGAGCCACATCCACAATTGCTGAATCATAAAATCCGTCATGGTAGTCGTGATGCCCTCGTAGAACCTGCCATGACAGAAGAGGAGTGCTTGGCAGCGTTAGAACGCGGTATGACAGTGGTTAAAGAGTTACCTGGTAACTTACTGATTGTAGGAGAGATGGGTATTGGTAATACCTCAGCCGCCAGTTTGTTATTAGCAAGGTTAGGCAATGTACCAATTGCTGATTGTATTGGTCGTGGCACGGGGCTGAATGATAAAGGATTACAGCATAAGACAGAGATTTTAAAACAAGTGTTAACACAACATAAAGACGTAAAAGAGCCTTTATCCGCACTTGCTGCCTTAGGTGGTTTGGAAGTTGCTATGATGGCAGGAGCGTTGATTAAAGCAGCTAGCGAGCGCCGTATTCTCCTAATCGATGGTTTTATCGCCAGTAGCGCTTTACTGGTGGCTGAGCGCTTAGCGCCTGGTGTCATACAATATGCTATATTCGCCCATCATTCAGTTGAGCCAGGTCATATACATTTGTTAAAGTTATTGAATGCGCAACCATTACTTGATATGGGTATGCGCTTAGGAGAAGGAAGCGGTGCAGCGCTTGCCTATCCGCTACTTCAATCAGCTTGTGCCATTATTAATGAGATGGCGAGTTTTAGTGAAGCAGGTATTAGTGAGCAAAACAGCTGA
- the cobS gene encoding adenosylcobinamide-GDP ribazoletransferase, whose protein sequence is MLVAIQFLTRLPVPPFIHYNPQWLHQSSRHFPAVGLLVGLLCAGVFWLGSILFTPLVAAVISTVFSIRLTGAFHEDGLADSCDGLGGGLTRERTLTIMKDSRLGTYGVLGLVSALLLKVTLLASMPLSVAIIALIIGHTASRLLCISLLALLPYGGEIEHAKAKPMAQQLTPLQGVLSSGWLILAGVLVTIIFPNTMHQIGLGQWLLTLLLALIATDYMRRLLRRRLEGYTGDGLGATQQVSEVAIYIGLAVSMPFI, encoded by the coding sequence TTGCTAGTTGCTATACAGTTTTTGACGCGATTGCCAGTACCGCCATTTATTCATTACAATCCGCAATGGTTGCATCAGAGCAGTCGTCATTTTCCGGCTGTAGGATTACTGGTTGGATTGCTTTGTGCAGGTGTGTTTTGGCTCGGCAGCATTTTATTTACACCGCTGGTGGCTGCGGTAATAAGCACAGTGTTTAGTATTAGACTTACTGGTGCTTTTCATGAAGACGGTTTGGCTGACAGTTGTGATGGTTTGGGCGGCGGTCTGACACGCGAGCGCACACTAACCATTATGAAAGACTCGCGCTTAGGGACTTACGGTGTTCTGGGCTTGGTGTCAGCACTGCTGTTAAAAGTTACCTTATTGGCATCTATGCCACTGTCAGTTGCCATTATTGCCCTCATTATCGGTCATACGGCTTCGCGCTTGCTATGCATCAGCTTACTCGCTTTATTGCCCTATGGTGGTGAGATTGAACATGCCAAAGCCAAACCGATGGCACAACAATTAACACCATTACAAGGAGTGCTCAGTAGTGGTTGGTTGATATTAGCTGGCGTATTAGTCACTATCATCTTTCCTAATACGATGCATCAAATTGGTCTTGGTCAATGGCTGCTGACATTATTATTGGCTCTGATTGCAACAGATTATATGCGACGATTGCTGCGTAGACGATTAGAAGGCTATACAGGTGATGGATTAGGCGCGACGCAACAAGTGAGCGAAGTGGCAATCTATATAGGGCTGGCAGTATCTATGCCATTTATCTAA
- a CDS encoding histidine phosphatase family protein encodes MIMYIWRHPKPIEAKGLCIGQTDIAVDVRKIKRLANKIERFVRLHQLPKVILVSPLRRSLAVGQILEERGFQYYIVPELAEIDFGIWEGRSWEEIAKQDIDDWCNDFAHFAPTGGESLYQLFIRIERWMNIMTIEKGINDASVPIMAVGHAGWINAAKMIAEGKSVPTTANKWPCPVDYLERSQLDF; translated from the coding sequence ATGATTATGTATATTTGGCGTCATCCTAAACCCATCGAGGCAAAAGGTTTGTGCATTGGACAGACAGACATAGCGGTAGATGTGCGTAAAATAAAACGTCTTGCGAACAAAATTGAGCGTTTTGTTCGTTTACATCAATTGCCCAAAGTCATTTTAGTAAGTCCATTAAGGCGCTCTTTAGCTGTGGGACAGATATTGGAGGAGCGTGGTTTCCAGTATTACATTGTACCGGAGCTTGCTGAGATTGATTTTGGTATTTGGGAAGGTCGCTCTTGGGAGGAGATTGCTAAGCAAGACATTGATGACTGGTGCAATGATTTTGCACATTTTGCCCCTACTGGTGGTGAAAGCTTGTATCAACTGTTTATAAGGATCGAGCGTTGGATGAATATCATGACTATTGAGAAAGGTATTAACGATGCTAGCGTACCGATAATGGCTGTAGGGCATGCAGGCTGGATTAACGCAGCAAAAATGATTGCTGAAGGTAAGAGTGTGCCAACTACAGCCAATAAGTGGCCGTGTCCTGTAGATTATCTAGAACGTAGCCAATTGGATTTTTGA